ACGCTCGGCGGCGGGCGTCCCCGGGAGCATCTCGATGACCCGCTGCAGGGTGCGCTGGGCCTCGGCGGCATTCGTCAGCCGCACGTAGGCCGCGTGCAGATCGAACAGGGCCCGCTCATCCAGCGGCGTGCCCGGGTAGTTCTTCAGCAGGGTCTCCAGCCGCTGCGCCACCGCCTTCCACCGCTCGCGCCGCGCGTAGAAGGACGCCACGTACAGCTCGTGCCGGGCCAGCCGCAGGCGCGTCGTGTCGAGCGCCTCCTTCGCCGGCGCCACGTACTGCGAGTTCGGAAACTGGCGGATGAACGCGTTGAGCGAGGAGAACGCCGCCTGGACCTCGGTCTGGTCCTTCTCCGCCCCCGGAGGCACGAGGAAGAACTCCGAGGGAGCATCCTCGAAGTGGGTGCGTGCCGTGCGGTACGCGGCGTAGTCCACCTTGGGGTGCGTGGGGTGCAGCTTGATGAAGGTCTGGAACTTCTCGCGCGCCTCGGCGTAGCGCTCCTGGGCGAAGTCGAGATCCGCCAGCCTCAGCTCCGCCTCGTTGGCCACCTCGAGGTAGGGGAACTTGGTGCGCACATGCTCGTAGTACTTCTCGGCCTGGAGGAAGTCCTTGCGCTCGAGGGCCTCGTCGCCCAGGCGGAGGTTGGACTCGGCGACCGCGGCGTAGTCGGGCTCTCCCACCTGGCCGGTGGAGAGGGCGGCGCAACCCGGGACGGTGCACAGGACGGCGGACAGACAGACGGCTCGAAGAAGACGCATGGAGGGGGACAAGCTAGTCGTCCGGCCCCGAAGGTTCCAGCATCGCGTCACCGAGCACCCGCTGGACGATGTCCTCGGAGAAGCCCCGGCTGAACAGGAGGCGGCCCGCCCGGGCCTTCTCCCGGGCATCCAGCTCCCGACCCGACAGCCCCCGCTG
Above is a window of Cystobacter fuscus DNA encoding:
- a CDS encoding outer membrane protein assembly factor BamD; protein product: MRLLRAVCLSAVLCTVPGCAALSTGQVGEPDYAAVAESNLRLGDEALERKDFLQAEKYYEHVRTKFPYLEVANEAELRLADLDFAQERYAEAREKFQTFIKLHPTHPKVDYAAYRTARTHFEDAPSEFFLVPPGAEKDQTEVQAAFSSLNAFIRQFPNSQYVAPAKEALDTTRLRLARHELYVASFYARRERWKAVAQRLETLLKNYPGTPLDERALFDLHAAYVRLTNAAEAQRTLQRVIEMLPGTPAAERARRMLGS